TATGAAACTGGCTACCCGAAACAACAATACCCGCGACGGCGAATTGCTGGTGGTATCTCAAGATAACACAAAAGCAGTTCTCGCATCCGAAGTAGCGCCCCACCTTCAGGCGGTCATGGATAGCTGGACAGAGCTCGGCCCTAAACTCGAAACGATTTATACAGAACTCAATGCAGGGAACCGCAGTGATGCCTTCGACGTCAATGTAGAAGACCTTCATAGCCCGCTTCCACGAGCATACGGCTGGATTGACGGAAGCGCTTATATCAACCACATCGTTCTGGTTCGTAAAGCTCGCGGTGCTGAGCCGCCAGCAACCCTTCGTACCGATCCTCTTGTTTACCAGGGCGGCAGCGATACCTTCCTAACGCCAACGCAAGATATTCCAATCGTTGATGAAGCATATGGATGTGATTTTGAATCAGAAATCGCGCTCGTGATGGACGACACCCCGCTGGGTGTTAAGGCCGAAGACGTCGGTAATTACGTTCGGTTGGTGATGCTCTGTAATGACGTCAGCCTACGCGGTCTGATCCCAGGTGAACTGGCTAAAGGCTTTGGCTTCTTCACATCCAAGCCATCCTCTGCTTTCAGTCCATTTGCAGTGACCCCCGATGAACTCGGTGACGCATGGAAAGAAGGACGTCTACACCTTCCTTTGATCACACACTACAACGGTGAAAAGTACGGTGACCCGGATGCTGGTCCAGAGATGTTCTTTAGTTTCTACCAAATCATCGAGCATGTTTGTAAAACCCGTGCACTCTCTGCTGGAACAATCGTTGGCAGCGGAACAATCAGCAACGAAGATCGCGCGCGTGGTTCATCTTGCTTGGCTGAAAAGCGGATGATTGAAAAAATCGACACCGGTGAATTCGTAACACCGTTCATGAAGCCGGGTGACACCGTCAGCATTGAGATGTTCCAAAATGAGAAAAGCATTTTTGGAAAAATTTCTCAAAAGGTCGTTAAGCACCAAGCTTAATGCCATCGCCTGCTGAGCAAGCTTAAACCAGCGAGAAAAATATGGATTACACCCTACGTTCTTATTTTCGTTCATCTTGTTCGTGGCGTGTTCGTATCGCTCTCGCCCACAAAGGTCTGAGCTACGCGACAATTCCAGTACACTTGCTTCAAGACGGCGGCCAACAACACGGCGAAGCCCACCGCAAGGCCAATCCCATGCGGGAGCTACCCGTCCTACTGGTCGGTGACGAGCCACTGGCACAAAGTATGGCCATTCTAGAATATCTAGAAGATGCCCACCCCACTCCATCTCTGCTGCCCAAGAATGCACTTGCTCGAGCACGCGTTCGCCAAATGGCCGAGGTTATCAACAGTGGGATTCAGCCCATTCAAAATTTGCGGGTGATGCAGAAGTTACAAAAAGATTTTGGGCTAGAGAAATCTCAAACCAAAACCTGGTCTGCGGATTGGATTCAATTTGGATTCGATGCCTTAGAGCAATTGGTTTCTCGCTACAGTGGTTTGTACTGCTTTGCTGATGAAGTCAGCTTCGCCGATGCCTGCCTCATTCCACAGCTTTTTAATGCAAGAAGATTCGAAGTGGATTTGGGGCATTACCCTCATTTGACGCGTATTGAGGAGTCTCTCAATAAACTCCCAGCCTTCGAAGCATCGCACCCATCTAAACAACCGGATGCTGAATAAGCACTACTTGCTATCGCCTTTTTTGAGATAAGTGACCGAATCAATATAGGCCTTGTATGTGCCTTCTTTAGAGGTCTTCTTTACGCGATTACGTAGATTCACCAGTGTACGAAGCGGAATATCACGACTTGCCATAGTCGCCAGCCATGCGGGAATCAAACCACCGGGATCTGCATCGATTTGATACTCTATTTGAGTTTTACCCTTCCCGGCTTCACTAAAAATATAGTGTCCATTCAGCCTGGGCATACGAACAGCATCGCCGTTAGGGGGCATGAGCGACGACTCCGTTGATTTCATCGTGATGGTCAGTACTTGATTTTCTCGGTCGATATTTGCTTTAGACCGAACGACAACATCGCGGTCGCTGATTGGCCAAGGTGCGCCGCTTCGATTGTAAACCAAAAATTCTGTATCACTGAACTTCTTTAAACGCTTGGCATCAACACACGCGTGCATCCATTCAGGGTTCTTCTCTACATCCTGAAGCACTCCAAGAATTTCGAAAATATCTGCGTCAATGACCGTCACACCTTTGAAAATCGGTAACGACCGACCTGGCACAGCTTTTTGACTAACCACCACACCTTCTTCATCGGTGACAACTTTCCACTTCGCTGCCTTTGATTTTTTGGATTCACTGGCAAGAACCGGACCCGGCCAACAAAAACCGAAGAACACCAGGCTTAGAGCCAAAGCGTTCAGTTTTCTCAGAGTGATAAAACGATTGAAAAAAAGCATCCGCGCCTATCCATTGTTCTGTGTGCAAAAGGGCACTCTAGCGGCTCAATATCATCAGCGCCACCCTAAAATCAGCCACTAAAATTTACTCAACCACTTCTCCAAACTTCCTTAACCCATTGATAAAGCTTGCATTTTATAAGCATCGAGGGCTCTTATAGAGCTTAGCTTGCAAGAGTGACTCATTTGCTCCACATAGATTGTTCGAGTTTCCACAAGGAAGATTGCCCATGAACAGCCAAAACTTTACGCGACAAGACCTCGGCCAAATCCGCCGAGTCGTAGTCAAAGTTGGCAGCGCGCTCTTATCAAACGAGAGCGCTGGGCCCTTTACACGCATCGCAGCCGGTATCGCGGCACTCCGGTCACAGAATGTAAACGTGGTTCTGGTCTCAAGTGGCGCCATCGCCCAGGGTTTACCGATACTTGGGCTTAAAGAACGCCCTGGCAGCCTATCCCAGCTCCAGGCCCTAGCTGCGGCTGGGCAACCTGAGTTGATGCGCCGCTGGTCGGACGCATTGAAGCCTCACGGTATCGCTGTGGCTCAGGTACTTCTCACTCACGCAGGGCTCGCAGACCGTGAACGGTTCATCAATGCAAGGCACGCCCTACTTGAGCTTGAACGGGTTGGGGTTCTTCCCATCGGTAATGAAAACGACACCGTTGCGACCGAGGAAATTAAAGTCGGCGATAACGATAACCTCGCGGCTCATATTGCGAATCTAGTAGATGCAGACCTTCTCATTCTACTAACCGATGTAGACGGGCTCTACGATAAGAATCCCGAGAAGAACTCCGATGCAACTCGCCTTCCCAGAGTTGAGAACGTTAAAACGGCGTTTGCATTCGCCGGTGAGAGCGGCTCGTCCGGACTTGGAGTCGGTGGCATGCAGACCAAAATTCAAGCCGCTGAAACAGCCACCACCCGTGGTG
Above is a genomic segment from Deltaproteobacteria bacterium containing:
- a CDS encoding fumarylacetoacetate hydrolase family protein — encoded protein: MKLATRNNNTRDGELLVVSQDNTKAVLASEVAPHLQAVMDSWTELGPKLETIYTELNAGNRSDAFDVNVEDLHSPLPRAYGWIDGSAYINHIVLVRKARGAEPPATLRTDPLVYQGGSDTFLTPTQDIPIVDEAYGCDFESEIALVMDDTPLGVKAEDVGNYVRLVMLCNDVSLRGLIPGELAKGFGFFTSKPSSAFSPFAVTPDELGDAWKEGRLHLPLITHYNGEKYGDPDAGPEMFFSFYQIIEHVCKTRALSAGTIVGSGTISNEDRARGSSCLAEKRMIEKIDTGEFVTPFMKPGDTVSIEMFQNEKSIFGKISQKVVKHQA
- a CDS encoding START domain-containing protein, which codes for MLFFNRFITLRKLNALALSLVFFGFCWPGPVLASESKKSKAAKWKVVTDEEGVVVSQKAVPGRSLPIFKGVTVIDADIFEILGVLQDVEKNPEWMHACVDAKRLKKFSDTEFLVYNRSGAPWPISDRDVVVRSKANIDRENQVLTITMKSTESSLMPPNGDAVRMPRLNGHYIFSEAGKGKTQIEYQIDADPGGLIPAWLATMASRDIPLRTLVNLRNRVKKTSKEGTYKAYIDSVTYLKKGDSK
- the maiA gene encoding maleylacetoacetate isomerase, whose amino-acid sequence is MDYTLRSYFRSSCSWRVRIALAHKGLSYATIPVHLLQDGGQQHGEAHRKANPMRELPVLLVGDEPLAQSMAILEYLEDAHPTPSLLPKNALARARVRQMAEVINSGIQPIQNLRVMQKLQKDFGLEKSQTKTWSADWIQFGFDALEQLVSRYSGLYCFADEVSFADACLIPQLFNARRFEVDLGHYPHLTRIEESLNKLPAFEASHPSKQPDAE
- the proB gene encoding glutamate 5-kinase, with translation MNSQNFTRQDLGQIRRVVVKVGSALLSNESAGPFTRIAAGIAALRSQNVNVVLVSSGAIAQGLPILGLKERPGSLSQLQALAAAGQPELMRRWSDALKPHGIAVAQVLLTHAGLADRERFINARHALLELERVGVLPIGNENDTVATEEIKVGDNDNLAAHIANLVDADLLILLTDVDGLYDKNPEKNSDATRLPRVENVKTAFAFAGESGSSGLGVGGMQTKIQAAETATTRGVPVVIAHGEHDDVLQNIIAGQDVGTLFVPKDRMGSRKHWIGYTLRASGTILVDAGAANALLANGKSLLPSGISEVQGDFERGAMVEIHGPEGLIARGLTAYAADDLKKIKGLSTASIEEKLGYIHSPEAVHRDDLTLVD